Proteins encoded by one window of Desulfobulbaceae bacterium:
- a CDS encoding amino acid ABC transporter substrate-binding protein: protein MAIFFLIVRENLTNRPDQLYQTLSGQVEMCLACHQKEILDPAHDTKILGCSPCHLGSPLAIDKDIAHEGIVKNPGDLRVVEKTCGVQGCHGLDTHKVKNSLMATNRGILATLLYYWGEAPDQN, encoded by the coding sequence GTGGCAATCTTTTTTTTAATAGTTCGTGAAAACCTGACCAACAGACCAGACCAACTCTACCAAACTCTCTCCGGCCAGGTTGAAATGTGCCTGGCCTGCCACCAAAAAGAAATACTCGACCCGGCCCATGACACAAAAATTCTCGGCTGCTCGCCTTGTCATTTGGGGTCACCATTAGCCATTGACAAGGATATTGCCCATGAAGGCATTGTTAAAAACCCTGGTGATCTGCGTGTCGTCGAAAAAACCTGCGGAGTTCAAGGCTGCCATGGCCTTGACACCCACAAGGTCAAAAACTCTCTAATGGCCACCAATCGGGGCATCCTGGCCACACTTCTCTATTATTGGGGCGAGGCTCCAGACCAGAATG